The proteins below come from a single Rhodococcus sp. WMMA185 genomic window:
- the paaB gene encoding 1,2-phenylacetyl-CoA epoxidase subunit PaaB, translating into MSTDNAAVRADWPLYEVFLRGKRGLNHVHVGSLHAADDEMAVRHARDVYTRRNEGVSIWVVRSSSIVASSPSEKDPYFAPSGDKVYRHPTFYEIPDTVPHM; encoded by the coding sequence ATGAGCACGGACAACGCCGCGGTGCGCGCCGACTGGCCTCTCTACGAGGTGTTCCTACGGGGTAAGCGCGGACTCAACCACGTGCACGTCGGATCGCTGCACGCGGCAGACGACGAAATGGCCGTGCGCCATGCCCGCGACGTCTACACGCGGCGCAACGAAGGCGTGAGTATCTGGGTGGTGCGCTCGAGCTCGATAGTCGCGTCCAGTCCGTCGGAGAAGGATCCCTACTTCGCTCCGAGCGGTGACAAGGTTTACCGCCACCCGACCTTCTACGAGATCCCCGACACGGTTCCCCACATGTGA
- the paaC gene encoding 1,2-phenylacetyl-CoA epoxidase subunit PaaC has product MIDHDNAYESLVDEDSHDQWAFGTSFDDPLAGVDTTVPDDVDLAALATYCLMLGDDALISSQRLAQWCARAPELEEEVALANTGLDLLGQARLLLARAAAADATVVPHISETSPIPDEDALAFFRDENKFRNTRLAELDNGDFAQTIVRLLLFSTWRLALFDRLRSSRDPVLAAVAVKGAKELTYHRDYAARWAVTLGCGTAESKTRMVGALSRVWPYVEELFVPSAEELALADVGVGVDPRELRAEFDSVLEQVLRAAELTAPTDRTAGTIGGKAGRQGLHTEALGLLLAEMQCVARAHPEGVW; this is encoded by the coding sequence ATGATCGACCACGACAACGCCTACGAGAGTCTCGTCGACGAGGACAGCCACGACCAGTGGGCGTTCGGCACGAGCTTCGACGATCCGTTGGCCGGTGTCGACACCACGGTGCCCGACGACGTCGACCTCGCTGCTCTGGCCACTTACTGTCTGATGCTCGGAGACGACGCGCTCATCTCCTCACAGCGTCTGGCGCAATGGTGTGCACGCGCACCGGAACTCGAGGAGGAGGTAGCCCTGGCGAATACGGGGCTCGATCTGCTCGGCCAGGCGCGACTGCTGCTCGCTCGTGCGGCTGCCGCGGACGCCACCGTTGTGCCTCACATCTCGGAGACCTCACCGATCCCTGACGAGGACGCGCTCGCGTTCTTCCGCGACGAGAACAAGTTTCGCAACACCAGGCTTGCCGAACTGGACAACGGTGACTTCGCGCAGACCATCGTCCGGCTTCTGCTGTTCTCGACATGGCGGCTGGCACTGTTCGACCGACTCCGCTCCTCGCGAGATCCGGTCCTCGCGGCCGTAGCGGTGAAGGGCGCCAAGGAACTGACATACCACCGCGACTACGCGGCCAGGTGGGCGGTAACCCTCGGTTGCGGGACTGCGGAGTCGAAGACGCGCATGGTAGGCGCGCTCTCGCGCGTGTGGCCATACGTCGAGGAACTGTTCGTCCCGTCCGCCGAGGAACTAGCCCTCGCCGATGTGGGTGTCGGGGTCGATCCACGGGAGCTGCGCGCGGAATTCGATTCCGTACTCGAACAAGTGTTGCGGGCCGCCGAACTCACCGCGCCCACCGACCGGACGGCAGGCACCATCGGAGGCAAGGCGGGTCGGCAGGGCCTGCACACCGAGGCGCTCGGATTGCTACTCGCCGAGATGCAGTGTGTGGCAAGGGCGCATCCGGAAGGAGTGTGGTGA
- the paaD gene encoding 1,2-phenylacetyl-CoA epoxidase subunit PaaD → MRRLAASVRDPEMPMLTLADLGVLRGVEERADGSVVVTITPTYSGCPAIATMRDDIERTLKEAGCPDVEVKTALTPPWSTDWISEEGRRKLRENGYSTPGPAPRRVSGPVPLTLVTKPREVQCPVCHSDNTRLDSEFGATLCKALYRCLDCLEPFDHVKEI, encoded by the coding sequence ATGCGCCGACTTGCAGCGTCGGTGCGGGATCCGGAGATGCCGATGCTCACCCTTGCTGATCTGGGTGTGCTGCGCGGCGTCGAGGAACGTGCCGACGGATCTGTGGTCGTGACCATCACCCCCACGTACTCGGGGTGCCCGGCAATCGCCACCATGCGCGACGACATCGAGCGCACGTTGAAGGAGGCCGGATGCCCCGACGTCGAAGTCAAGACCGCGCTCACGCCACCGTGGAGTACTGACTGGATCAGCGAGGAGGGTCGGCGCAAGCTCCGCGAGAACGGTTACTCGACGCCCGGTCCCGCACCCCGCCGCGTCTCAGGTCCGGTACCTCTCACACTGGTCACCAAGCCCCGTGAGGTTCAGTGCCCGGTGTGCCATTCGGACAACACCCGCCTCGACTCCGAGTTCGGGGCGACTCTGTGCAAGGCGCTCTACCGGTGCCTGGACTGCCTCGAGCCCTTCGACCACGTGAAGGAAATCTGA
- the paaE gene encoding 1,2-phenylacetyl-CoA epoxidase subunit PaaE, with translation MTTAVSSKSGAASRSRAFHTLTVAAVESLCDDAVAVTFDVPAELDEVFAFRPGQSLTLRRTVDGVEHRRSYSICAAAGSAPRVGVREVSGGLFSTWLVNQVRRGDTIDVQGPSGTFVADPVAGGRHVLVAAGSGITPVLSIAASVLDNPESEVILLYGNRRTSSVMFAEEISDLKDKYGSRFDVIHVLSREPREVELFTGRLDARRLREIFRLVVPIGDIDHFWLCGPYGMVTDAESVLAELGIDNSRVHHELFYVEDVPPPMETHREPGVAGPSSEVTLILDGRSTTATFPRDVTILDTSEEHRSDVPFACKGGVCGTCRAKITSGEVHMRRNYALEDYEVSTGFVLTCQSYPVSDTVTVDFDA, from the coding sequence ATGACCACAGCGGTTTCCTCGAAGTCTGGTGCTGCATCACGTAGCCGAGCGTTTCATACCTTGACCGTGGCCGCCGTCGAGTCTCTGTGTGATGACGCGGTTGCTGTCACGTTCGACGTTCCCGCCGAGCTCGACGAGGTGTTCGCCTTCCGCCCCGGGCAGTCGCTCACGCTCCGTCGGACGGTCGACGGTGTCGAGCACCGGCGCTCCTACTCCATCTGCGCTGCCGCTGGATCCGCGCCTCGCGTCGGCGTGCGCGAGGTGAGTGGCGGACTGTTCTCCACCTGGCTGGTGAACCAGGTTCGGCGCGGCGACACGATCGACGTGCAGGGCCCGTCGGGAACGTTCGTGGCGGACCCGGTGGCGGGCGGCCGCCACGTGCTCGTAGCGGCAGGCTCGGGGATCACTCCGGTTCTGTCCATCGCAGCTTCAGTGCTCGACAACCCCGAATCCGAAGTCATTCTGCTGTATGGCAACCGGCGCACGAGCTCAGTGATGTTCGCCGAGGAGATCTCCGATCTCAAGGACAAGTATGGGTCGCGCTTCGACGTCATCCACGTCCTGTCCCGCGAACCCCGGGAGGTCGAGCTGTTCACCGGCCGTCTCGATGCCCGCCGACTTCGTGAGATCTTCCGCTTGGTTGTGCCGATCGGCGACATCGACCACTTCTGGCTCTGCGGCCCTTACGGAATGGTCACCGATGCGGAGTCGGTCCTCGCTGAGCTGGGCATCGACAACAGCCGTGTGCACCACGAACTCTTCTATGTCGAAGATGTTCCGCCGCCAATGGAGACCCATCGCGAGCCGGGTGTTGCCGGGCCGAGCAGCGAGGTCACCCTGATCCTTGACGGCCGCTCGACCACCGCCACGTTCCCGCGGGATGTGACGATCCTCGACACGTCCGAGGAGCACCGCTCCGACGTGCCCTTCGCGTGCAAGGGCGGTGTGTGCGGGACGTGTCGCGCCAAAATCACCAGCGGCGAAGTGCACATGCGCCGCAACTACGCGCTCGAGGACTACGAGGTCTCTACCGGGTTCGTCTTGACGTGCCAGAGCTATCCGGTCAGCGACACGGTGACTGTCGATTTCGACGCCTGA
- a CDS encoding HNH endonuclease, whose protein sequence is MSHRHATAITARTWMNYQVRVLNSTFEDFGVVPAARAIVLLTEELAVTVDECTPRFVVRSQHLAVPLPRIVRLVDYVHTPVRPVVDADTRACFAKVLRRDRYRCAYCGRAGAQTVDHVYPKSRGGGDTYGNLVAACAPCNQRKADRTPEESGMRMLWVPSAPTEEAKQQKKIWRELTPIH, encoded by the coding sequence ATGTCCCACCGCCACGCCACCGCTATCACTGCCCGCACCTGGATGAATTATCAGGTACGGGTGCTTAATTCGACGTTCGAAGACTTCGGTGTCGTACCGGCCGCTCGTGCGATAGTGCTCCTCACGGAGGAACTCGCCGTCACGGTCGACGAGTGCACACCGCGCTTCGTAGTGCGATCTCAACACCTAGCAGTACCGCTTCCTCGAATCGTTCGGCTCGTCGACTACGTTCACACCCCGGTCCGCCCGGTCGTCGACGCCGACACCCGGGCGTGCTTCGCCAAAGTGCTGCGGCGTGACCGGTACCGGTGCGCGTATTGCGGACGTGCAGGCGCGCAAACGGTCGACCACGTGTACCCGAAGAGCCGTGGTGGTGGTGACACCTACGGCAACCTTGTTGCGGCCTGTGCGCCCTGCAACCAGCGTAAAGCCGACCGCACGCCGGAAGAATCCGGCATGCGGATGCTCTGGGTTCCCAGTGCGCCAACCGAAGAGGCCAAGCAGCAGAAAAAGATCTGGCGGGAACTGACACCGATCCACTGA
- a CDS encoding WhiB family transcriptional regulator, with translation MTAMTDLTDLLSASADIQWKYAACRGDAHPDRWFPDPSESLDYAARTCAHCLIKDACAEYASATGQSGVWGGVEYRRGRVVRLTSGAPS, from the coding sequence ATGACTGCAATGACGGACTTGACTGACCTGCTGTCGGCCTCTGCAGACATTCAGTGGAAATACGCGGCTTGTCGCGGCGACGCACACCCGGACCGTTGGTTTCCGGACCCGAGTGAGTCCCTCGACTACGCGGCACGCACGTGCGCACACTGCTTGATCAAGGACGCGTGCGCCGAATATGCTTCTGCCACTGGGCAGTCTGGTGTGTGGGGCGGTGTCGAGTATCGCCGCGGCAGAGTTGTCCGCCTCACGTCCGGGGCTCCCTCTTGA